Genomic DNA from Rana temporaria chromosome 1, aRanTem1.1, whole genome shotgun sequence:
tatatatatatatatatatatatatatatatatatattatatatatagttttatatatatatatatatatatatatatatatagttatatatatatacatatacatatatatatatacatatacacacatatatatatatatatatatatatatatatatatatatatatatatatatatatatatatatatatatatatatatatgcagatttGTACCTTTTTAACCTCGTGTACCCTGAATTTTACCCTGTAATAGGGCAAtaataaacataacatataacATATACAAAAAGACACTCAGTGGTTTATTGATCACTTACAACGATTTACACCTTCAAATATTAATTAATCTCCACAATTCTGGACAGAAGTGCACAACAAAACAAGTAGATGAAACACCTTCAAATGCTGAACAAGACAACAAATAAAAGGAGCAGGTAAGTTGCCCGGTCCCCGGCCTCAGAGATCCGCTGCACTGGCACTGCGCTGCAGTCAGGGTGGCAGAGCTCGCTGGCACAGGGACTGGCCATATACCGAGAGGAAGCACCGGGGCAGCGGTTCCTAtcagtatatttatttttatattaattatcATATCCCATAAGTCAAGTACACTTCACATACATACGAATGCCAGGAAGCCGGGTGTCCTCGTCCTGTGTTGTGTTTTCTGTACACAACAGACAAATACTGCAACAATCACAGGAGCCAGGGGCCCCTGCTACCAACCTGTAGATTCTTCTTCATATAATGGAATGCTTCTCTGCAGAAATCCACAAGGTGGGTGCTTTGTTtttaggaggggagaggaggggggattgCACATAAATTAACAGGAGTTTATTTTTTCAGAAAGTATCTTTGATATAAGTCTTCATTCTGCATCAGTTCAGAGGATGGATCATTGTTTAAGTTCCAGAGCCCATACATGCTGGGGCCAGCCAGTCCTCCCTTTAGTTTTCTTATCATTGCTGCTAACTGTGTTTTTCAAGAGTTCATTCTGAGAGCAGGCGAGAAAACAGAGAGAAGAAGTACAGATTAAAGCCAGGCGATCAGCAATTGCCAGTCCTACAGAGAAGAGCATGGATTTCCTAGCTGGGGCCTGCTGCACAAGAGCTGACACTCACTTTCACTATCACTTTGTAACACAACTTCTACTGTAATCTAATCAGAATGAATACATCTGAGAACCTTTCCTATAGGCAActctaaaaataaatgtatacaatAAAAATCACACAAACCAGTTGTTCGTTTTAATATTTGTATCCTATATACGTGTACATTCTTCATATACCAATTGTATCCTATATATGGGTACAGAGTATTTGTGAGCAGCTACTGTAAGAAAATATTTTtctaaatataaaaatgtcaggCTTGAAAATAAGGCCGTGTGTAAATGTTTTTGTAAGACTGATTGGGAATGGGAATTTGAGTAAAGGAAATTATTTCTTCCATTGCAGAAACGGCTGCACAGAAAATGTATTTCTCCATGATGGATGATAATTGCAATCTACACTAAACATTATGTACAACAATAAATACAATCACATGTGCATTGTGGGGACTACAGGGGGACCTACCTCTGATCAGACCCAATCAACACGGCTCCTGGATCAGaacatttatctatctatctatctatctatctatctatctatctatctatctatctatctatctatctatctatctatctatcttgtatatagctctatctatctatctatctatctatctatctatctatctatctatctatctatctatctatctatcgatcgatCTATGTGACGATCACAATCTGAATATATTCATACATTTCGTACATAAACATtctatatatgtattatatatattaaaaatctataaatacataaatagaataTAGATGTGTGTTACTGATATATTTACTAGGCAAATCACATTAAAATACGTTTATATACAACAGTACCACAACTTACTAAACACCTAGATAAATATACTTCCTGGAGTCACATGTAGCTATATATATCAGTGTGTAGTTATAAATATTGTGCAGAACGTCTACATCTACGTCTTGTTATGAATTGTTGTATTTCTCTGCATTACAAGGTTGTTATATTTTACTTCTATCAATATATATGTcactttaatattacacaaatccATATATTAATGCATTTAAAGAAATACATTTATACCTttctatataatatttatttatatataaaggaTAATGCATTTGATTATTTGCAATAATGTTTGAATTATTTTGTTTTCTATTGTTACAGATTTGTGGATCTGTTTTATTCCATGTAGTGTAacattttatttatctatttatctttTTTGTTAATTGCTGacctctgtatatctatctatagtcttttttttatatagctttatctatctatctatctatctatctatctatctatctatctatctatctatctatctatctatctatctatctttgtgTTGATACCTCTTGacttctgtatctatctatctatctatctatctcttttttctctattatatttttttgtaaatctatCTATTATGTATTTTTATCTTTATGTCTTGACTTTTCCTTCTCTCTATCTGTATAtatctttctttttatatatctatctttCTAATTTTTATTTAGTCCATCTTTTTGTTGATTCCTCTTGGTATCTGTATCTATCTTTtgttgtatctatctatctatctatctatctatctatctatctatctatctatctatctatctatctatctatctatcatttcaTCTAGAtttttgatctatctatctatctatctatctatctatctatctatctatctatctatctatctatctatctatctatctattattttATCTAGATTTTTGatttctgtatctatctatctcttttgtatcttattttattttatcttttgttatatctatctattatttctattatttgtCTTTATGCTGATACCTCTTGGCTTTTCAATCTCTCTATCTGTAGCTCTCTGTATCTAGCtttctatgtatttatttttatatctctatctatctatctatctatctatctatctatctatctatctatctatctatctatctatctatctatctatctatctatctatcattattggtgtttatctctctctctctctctctctctctctctctctctctctctctctctctctctctctctatatatatatatatatatatatatatatatatatacaggcataccccaagtacacaattgggtttatttactaaagctgaaaagtgcaaaatcaggctcacttctgcatagaaaccaggaagtttctaacctcagcttgttcaattaagctttgattataaaacctggaagctcattgttttttttaatgcagaagtgagcctgatattGCActttccaggtttagtaaataaacaccattgtgtacttaaaagtggggtatgcctgcgtatacatatatatacaaacctatctatggggttgatttactaaaactggggagtgtaaaatctgctgcagctgtgcatgttagccaatcagcttccatgttttattgttaaagcttaattgaacaagctgaggttagaagctgattggctaccatgcagagctgcaccagatgttgcactctccagttttagtaaatgagtcCCTATGTTACTATAGATGTATACCTATCTCTTCATGGATCTATGGATCTCTATCTCCCTATGGATGTCCATCTATGTATGGATCTCTATCTCTGTATGGATCTATAGATCTCTAtggatctctatctctctatggatctatatttatctatctatggctgtctctctctatctctctgtctgtggatctctatctctctatggATCTCTAGCTCTCTGCGGATCTATGGATCTCTATCTCAACTCTCTCTTATATCTCTAtggatctctatctctctatggATCTCTAGCTCTATATCTCTCTATGGATCTCTCTATGGACCTAtggatctctctctatatatctctatggaTCTAAATCTCTCTATGGATCTCTATATCTCTCAATGGATCTCTATACGAATCTATGGATCTCTATCTCTCTGTggatctctatatctctctatggatctctatctctctgtggatctctatctctctatggATCTCTATCTCTCGCTATGGATCTCTATATGGATCTCCATCCCTCTATCTCTCTGTATCTCCCTGTCTATGGCATAATAAGGGGAGGTGTTGGTTGATGTGTACTGACCagctccttcttcctcctctcctccttgacATCAGTCTTCTTGATCTCAGCTTTGAAGGCCTCTGTCTCCCCATTCTGCTCGTCTTTGGCCAGCAGGTCCATGAGGTAGGCGATGTAACTGGTGGCCAGTCGGAGGGTTTTGATCTTGGAGAGTTTGGTGTCGGCGGGCACATTGGGAATACAGTCCCGGAGCTCGGCGAAGGCGCTATTTATACTCTGAGTCCTGCGCCTCTCTTTGCGGTTGGCAGTCCCCCTCCGCTTCACAGGCCTTTGCATCAAGCCTCCGGGCCCGCTTCCCGGGACACCCCCGTAATGGGAGTGGTCCAGGCCGGCCGCGCCATTGGCGTACTCCGGACTATAGGAAGGTGCCATGCTGTAGTCGGGGGGAGACATCTCGGGGTGGCTGATGAGCCAGCCGTGGAAATAGGGGTTCTCTTCGTGGCAGCggctggcggcggcggcggctgcGGCGGCCGCAAAAGGGTAACCATCGTGGTGCACCACCGGGTGGTGAGGAAATCCCCCGACCAGGCTCATGGCTCCTCTGCACCTTGTGCCAAGTCCTTTCCCTGGGTCTGGGCTGAGGAAGTGGGGGGGTGACAGATCGTCTATATCCAGCTCTCCATAGATAGATCCCCGATCAGATCGCACTGTCAGTGGAGCAGCAGGTAACAATCAGATCTATTGAACGATTCAAGTATTACAAGGCACCAGGCATTGGATGGGAGCTGTCAAGGTCCTGCCATAAAACAGCTGCATTAGGTGCAATCAAGTGATCTGTTACTTACAGTAGCAGTAAGTCTTGTCCATAGTCCCCAACGGGAAGTTCCTCAGATCTGTGATCAGGTGTCACTAGGAGCTGTCATCCATTGCCCTCCATCCATCCCTAGTCTCATCAGACACCAACAGGAGACCTACCTCCCTGTGTGTCTTCCCTGCACCCCATACTGCAACACTGGCACTATTTCCCAGCAACAACTCCATGTACAGCTACAGCTTCAGGGAGGCTGGGGTTAATATATGTCGTCAGAGGCCCAATCAGCCAATCCCGGGCAAGGAGGGGCGTGGTCGCGCACGTTCAGCCATAAACCTTTTTGATGTTCACTCTGCTAATTGTAGGACTTCTATTTCCTGATTGGCTGTCTCTGCACAACCATAATATCATTAAAACAAGAAAGGAGTCCTCCATCGACAGAGGTTAATGCAAGTGTGCAGCAGATGctttacagtatacacacacacatgtatatttattgattgattgatgTACACTTATTGATACTAATCAATAAACTGGATTAACCCAATTCAGGTACAGTATCCTTTCTGGGCAACTTTGCTATCAGAATTTAGTGTCATTATAGATGATTTATTATTATCatgacatattattattattattgtgtatGATTATTTAGATACTTTATACAGAATTTAGATATTTTATATcttattataacttttttttttatttctatagtATAACATGTagttattattttacatttgtcAGTTTTATCTCctaaatgtttatattttattctgaTTTAATGCTATcgcctattcatttttttttgtttattttatattgccTGCTTTATTACTTGCTACCCAAAAACATTGCACCTTTCAGAAAGTCATACATGTGCCTGTACTGATCTGTAATTACATACTTTATATTGCATTTAGATACTTTATATCCTATTATAACTTTTTGTCCCCTTTATTAGAACATTTTATAGTATAACATGTAGATGTATCAGATGAGTATTGTACATTGCTcattatttctttctttcccaTAAAGCCATGTATTTTATTCTGATTTAATGCTACCtcctattttatttgtattttatgtcTATACTTTATGTTTTATCGCTTGCTACCTAAAAGCATTGCACCTTGTCTACAGGGTATGTGCCTATAGGCTATAATTACTGATCTGCAATTACTGATCTATAATTACATACTTTATATTGCATTTAGATACTTTATATCTTTATATCCTATTATAACTTGTTGTCCCCTTTATTAGAACATTTT
This window encodes:
- the HAND2 gene encoding heart- and neural crest derivatives-expressed protein 2 codes for the protein MSLVGGFPHHPVVHHDGYPFAAAAAAAAASRCHEENPYFHGWLISHPEMSPPDYSMAPSYSPEYANGAAGLDHSHYGGVPGSGPGGLMQRPVKRRGTANRKERRRTQSINSAFAELRDCIPNVPADTKLSKIKTLRLATSYIAYLMDLLAKDEQNGETEAFKAEIKKTDVKEERRKKELNELLKNTVSSNDKKTKGRTGWPQHVWALELKQ